The Heliorestis convoluta genome includes the window GTATGGCATAAATGGCATTAAGCTTCTGGCCCAAGCCACACCCAAGGGCATGCATCCAGCAGAAATGGCTAAGATTATGGGCAATGGTCAAGCAGAGGGACCTGTTGTAGCAATTATGCCCCTGTTCTTTGCCAAAATGATTCCTAAGCAGGACCGGGTGGCGATTATTTGGCCCGACGATGGAGCCTTGGCCAACCCTGTTACGATATTGATTAAAAAGGAAGCTCAGATTGATCATCAAGAGATAGTGGATTTTTTTGCAGGGCAAGAATTGTCTCAGCTCTTGGCATCTGTGCAAATGATACCTGGTTTTGCTCAGAGTCAAGCTACTGGAGAAGATAGGAAACTTTATTGGATCGGCTGGGATTTTATAAATTCCCATGATTTAGGGCAGGTAGTACCCTGGTTAACCGATGCTTTTATCAAAACCCAGCGGGAGCAGTTCCTATGCAGTTGATCACAGTGGCTGGCCCTCCCTCTTCCGGCAAGACGGCAGTAATAATCAATGTGATTGCTGCTCTACATAGAAAAGGTCGTAAGGTTGGCGTAATTAAGATGGACTGTCTGCAAGCCCAAGATCAGGAAGAATATAAAAAGCGAAGTATTCCAGTTCAAGTAGGCCTATCAGGCAATCTCTGTCCTGATCATTTTTTCGTCAGCAATATTCAGGCCTGTGTCGATTGGGGTATAGAGCAAAAGCTAGACATGCTGATTAGTGAAAGTGCGGGACTCTGTAATCGGTGCTCTCCCCACATCAAGGGCATCACGGCTCTATGCGTAATTGACAATTTAATGGGAGTAAATACGCCCAAAAAAATTGGACCCATGCTTAAGCTGGCCGATTATGTGATTGTCACCAAAGGTGATGTAGTATCCCAAGCAGAGAGAGAAATATTTGCCTTTCGTATCCGTCAAGCGAATCCCAAAGCAATCATTATGTTTGTCAATGGGATAACAGGACAAGGTGCTCCTGAGCTAGCAAGTTTATTGCAAAAAGCTGAGCCCATCTCAAGCTTGGATCAACGTCGGCTGCGTTTTTCCATGCCGGCAGCATTATGCTCCTACTGCTTGGGAGAAACTCGAATCGGTAAGGATTATCAAATGGGCAATAATCGGCTGATGAAGTTTGAGTAGAGGAAAGGATTATTGATATGGACAGCCAACATAAGCAATGGTTAAATATGCCCTATAACCAGCTGCGACAGCAATATCCTTACGCTGATCAGTTTTTTCAAACAATGGGCCTTTCCATACTGGAAGGTAGCCACTGTGTAGAGGACTATGTAAGTAAACTAGCACCCCAGGTGTTAGAGGACATTGGCATAGAGCGAAGCCAGTTGGGTCATGCTTTTATATCTTTTCTTGAGAATATGAATCAATTACAACAAGAGGATAAGCAAATTATTGAAAGTGTTACCATTTTGGGTGGTACAGATAAAGAAGGACGCAAA containing:
- a CDS encoding GTP-binding protein, with the translated sequence MQLITVAGPPSSGKTAVIINVIAALHRKGRKVGVIKMDCLQAQDQEEYKKRSIPVQVGLSGNLCPDHFFVSNIQACVDWGIEQKLDMLISESAGLCNRCSPHIKGITALCVIDNLMGVNTPKKIGPMLKLADYVIVTKGDVVSQAEREIFAFRIRQANPKAIIMFVNGITGQGAPELASLLQKAEPISSLDQRRLRFSMPAALCSYCLGETRIGKDYQMGNNRLMKFE